The following are from one region of the Luteimonas sp. MC1572 genome:
- the accB gene encoding acetyl-CoA carboxylase biotin carboxyl carrier protein, with protein MDLRKIKKLIDLLEESNLAEIEIKEGEESVRLARVPRGTAAMSAPAPADYHRGPPMPMQSPVDAATGGRPAAAEPTGPALPDGHVVRSPMVGTFYSSPAPDKPAFVTVGQAVKAGETLGIIEAMKMFNPIEADVGGTVLAVLGESGQPVEFDQPLFVIG; from the coding sequence ATGGACCTGAGAAAAATCAAGAAGCTGATCGACCTGCTCGAGGAATCCAACCTCGCCGAGATCGAGATCAAGGAAGGCGAAGAGTCCGTCCGCCTGGCACGCGTGCCGCGCGGCACGGCGGCGATGTCCGCGCCGGCACCGGCGGACTACCACCGCGGCCCGCCGATGCCGATGCAGTCGCCGGTCGACGCCGCCACCGGCGGGCGCCCCGCCGCCGCGGAGCCCACCGGCCCGGCCCTGCCCGACGGCCACGTCGTGCGCTCGCCGATGGTCGGCACGTTCTATTCGTCGCCGGCACCCGACAAGCCGGCCTTCGTCACCGTCGGCCAGGCGGTCAAGGCCGGCGAGACGCTGGGCATCATCGAGGCGATGAAGATGTTCAACCCGATCGAGGCCGACGTCGGCGGCACCGTGCTCGCCGTGCTCGGCGAGAGCGGCCAGCCGGTCGAGTTCGACCAGCCGCTGTTCGTGATCGGCTGA
- a CDS encoding DUF3426 domain-containing protein, producing the protein MFINCPYCRGLIATDPATDLPPPRCPRCAAQLDATRPPEQAHDVRGPDADAIEAARSGVAAAIEDAFGPARDADAELLARPAISVASLLRSGTDVAEGDVAPQDAAASTAVAAAPAPSPDLANAVKLADGEHAANAEEASLDTAGPGVLPDIADDVPTPAGDVPAQPAAADASVIAPTPARRTGKPAPSFARARRIAADVPPGRRWVMPAAIVGLTALLGVQWLLADRARLAADPAWRPVVARTCALLRCTLPPWREPAAFALLERDVRPHPQRADTLRITASFRNNAAWPQPWPEVVLTLSDVDGRPLGTRAFAPDEYLGQAPDGALIDSGAGAVIRMDVREPGRGAVAFMFDFR; encoded by the coding sequence ATGTTCATCAACTGCCCGTACTGCCGCGGCCTGATCGCCACCGATCCGGCCACCGACCTGCCGCCGCCGCGCTGCCCGCGCTGCGCGGCACAGCTCGATGCCACACGGCCGCCGGAGCAGGCGCATGACGTGCGCGGCCCCGACGCCGACGCGATCGAAGCCGCGCGCAGCGGCGTGGCCGCGGCCATCGAAGATGCCTTCGGACCCGCGCGCGATGCGGACGCGGAGCTGCTCGCGCGCCCGGCGATCTCGGTGGCTTCGCTGCTGCGGAGCGGCACCGATGTCGCAGAAGGCGACGTTGCGCCGCAGGATGCGGCGGCGTCGACAGCAGTCGCGGCGGCACCTGCCCCGTCGCCCGACCTCGCGAATGCGGTGAAGCTTGCTGACGGAGAACACGCGGCGAACGCGGAGGAAGCAAGCCTGGACACCGCGGGCCCTGGCGTTCTCCCGGATATCGCCGACGACGTACCCACACCCGCAGGCGACGTGCCCGCCCAGCCCGCCGCTGCGGACGCCTCCGTCATCGCGCCGACACCGGCACGCCGCACCGGCAAGCCGGCACCGAGCTTCGCCCGCGCGCGTCGCATCGCCGCCGATGTGCCGCCCGGGCGGCGCTGGGTCATGCCGGCCGCCATCGTCGGCCTGACCGCACTGCTCGGCGTGCAGTGGCTGCTCGCCGACCGCGCACGGCTGGCGGCCGACCCCGCCTGGCGTCCGGTCGTGGCCCGCACCTGCGCGCTGCTGCGCTGCACGCTGCCGCCGTGGCGCGAACCTGCCGCGTTCGCGCTGCTCGAACGCGACGTACGCCCGCATCCGCAACGCGCCGACACGCTGCGCATCACCGCCAGCTTCCGCAACAACGCCGCCTGGCCGCAGCCGTGGCCGGAGGTGGTGCTGACCCTGTCCGATGTCGACGGCCGCCCGCTGGGCACGCGCGCATTCGCGCCCGACGAATACCTGGGGCAGGCGCCGGACGGCGCGCTCATCGACAGCGGCGCGGGCGCGGTGATCCGCATGGACGTGCGCGAACCGGGCCGGGGCGCGGTCGCCTTCATGTTCGACTTCCGCTGA
- a CDS encoding TPM domain-containing protein, translated as MRRRAEVIGGWWPGLLLAFVLACLPGQHARAQELAAVPALDSPVVDTTGTLDAAQRTQLERQALDLQQRKGSQLQVLVVASTQPESIEQFTQRVFDQWRPGRKGVDDAVLVVVAKDDRRVRIQPGYGLEGAIPDITAGRIIQEYMAPKFRAGDYGGGIIDATAVLVRLIDGEPLPEPIAGHRGDGDRGGGGGSNWLGALFAAFVVATIVRGVFGRAPALLRGLFTGGAAGAAAWLLSAALGLGGIAAVIGFLFGLSKASGGRYVRHGGWGGFGGGGWGGGGFGGGGGGGGGGWSGGGGMSGGGGASGSW; from the coding sequence ATGCGCCGGCGCGCGGAGGTGATCGGCGGATGGTGGCCGGGCCTGTTGCTGGCGTTCGTGCTGGCATGCCTGCCGGGGCAGCACGCACGCGCGCAGGAGCTCGCCGCGGTGCCGGCGCTGGACTCGCCGGTGGTCGACACCACCGGCACGCTCGATGCCGCGCAGCGCACGCAGCTGGAACGCCAGGCGCTGGACCTGCAGCAGCGCAAGGGCAGCCAGCTGCAGGTGCTGGTGGTCGCCAGCACGCAGCCGGAATCGATCGAGCAGTTCACGCAGCGCGTGTTCGACCAGTGGCGGCCCGGGCGCAAGGGCGTCGACGATGCGGTGCTGGTGGTGGTCGCCAAGGATGATCGCCGCGTGCGCATCCAGCCCGGCTACGGGCTGGAAGGCGCGATCCCGGACATCACCGCCGGGCGGATCATCCAGGAATACATGGCGCCGAAGTTCCGGGCCGGTGATTACGGTGGCGGGATCATCGATGCCACCGCGGTTCTGGTGCGGCTGATCGATGGCGAGCCGCTGCCGGAGCCGATCGCAGGACACCGCGGTGACGGTGATCGTGGCGGTGGCGGAGGAAGCAACTGGCTGGGCGCACTGTTCGCCGCGTTCGTGGTCGCGACCATCGTGCGCGGCGTGTTCGGGCGCGCACCCGCGCTCCTGCGTGGCCTGTTCACCGGCGGCGCCGCCGGTGCCGCGGCCTGGCTGCTTTCGGCCGCGCTCGGACTGGGCGGCATTGCCGCGGTGATCGGCTTCCTGTTCGGACTGTCCAAGGCCTCGGGTGGGCGCTACGTGCGCCATGGCGGCTGGGGCGGGTTTGGCGGCGGTGGCTGGGGCGGTGGCGGCTTCGGCGGCGGAGGGGGCGGAGGTGGTGGCGGCTGGTCGGGCGGCGGCGGCATGAGCGGAGGCGGTGGCGCCTCGGGGAGCTGGTGA
- a CDS encoding TPM domain-containing protein, with product MRLLRHLFAPEASGVFPAASLQRIADAVAAGEQRHRGEVCLAVEPALPAWRVVRGMIARERALDVFAQLRVWDTQANNGVLVYLLLADHRIEIVADRGFDGLVGDAQWRDACRLMEERLAAGEPEAAAMAGVGAVTSLLIRHFPRMTGDVDENELPDLPRLL from the coding sequence ATGCGCCTGCTGCGGCACCTGTTCGCGCCCGAGGCGAGCGGCGTGTTTCCCGCCGCCAGCCTGCAGCGGATCGCGGACGCCGTGGCGGCGGGCGAACAGCGCCACCGCGGCGAGGTGTGCTTAGCGGTGGAGCCGGCGCTGCCGGCGTGGCGCGTGGTCCGGGGCATGATCGCGCGCGAGCGCGCGCTCGACGTCTTCGCGCAGCTGCGCGTCTGGGACACGCAGGCCAACAACGGCGTGCTGGTCTACCTGCTGCTGGCCGACCACCGGATCGAGATCGTCGCCGACCGCGGGTTCGACGGGCTGGTCGGCGACGCGCAGTGGCGCGATGCATGCCGGCTGATGGAAGAACGGCTCGCGGCGGGGGAGCCGGAAGCGGCCGCAATGGCCGGCGTCGGCGCGGTCACGAGCCTCCTGATCCGTCACTTTCCCCGCATGACGGGGGATGTCGACGAGAACGAGCTGCCGGACCTGCCGCGGCTGCTTTGA
- the purH gene encoding bifunctional phosphoribosylaminoimidazolecarboxamide formyltransferase/IMP cyclohydrolase yields the protein MTIDRLPLRRALLSVSDKTGLVDLARALAARGVELLSTGGTARTLRDAGLAVRDVADATGFPEMMDGRVKTLHPVVHGGLLGRAGTDEGVMAEHGIAPIDLLVLNLYPFEQVSADPASSLDDIVENIDIGGPAMLRSAAKNFARVAVATDPAQYAGVLAELDAHDGTLSAKTRFALSVAAFNRVAQYDACISDYLSSIGDDGTRGAFPAQANGSFVKVMDLRYGENPHQRGAFYRDLYPVPGTLATLTQLQGKELSYNNLADADAAWECVRQFDTPACVIVKHANPCGVATGAGCSDAYERAYATDPTSAFGGIIAFNTTLDAATAKVILDRQFVEVLIAPDYDAGALDVARRKANVRVLRIAHGAGRNMMDVKRVGSGLLMQDADNREVTREELRVVTQRAPDPAEFNSLLFAWRVAKFVKSNAIVYASGQHTVGIGAGQMSRVVSAKIAGLKAEEAGLEVPGAVMASDAFFPFRDGIDAAAAAGIRAVIQPGGSMRDAEVIAAADEHGIAMVFTGVRHFRH from the coding sequence ATGACCATCGACCGCCTGCCCCTGCGCCGGGCCCTGCTGTCCGTGTCCGACAAGACCGGGCTGGTCGACCTCGCGCGCGCACTCGCCGCACGTGGTGTCGAACTCCTCTCCACCGGCGGTACCGCGCGCACGCTGCGCGACGCCGGACTGGCGGTGCGCGATGTCGCCGACGCCACCGGCTTCCCGGAAATGATGGATGGCCGGGTCAAGACCCTGCACCCGGTGGTGCACGGCGGCCTGCTCGGGCGCGCCGGCACCGACGAGGGGGTGATGGCCGAACACGGCATCGCGCCGATCGACCTGCTGGTGCTCAACCTGTATCCGTTCGAGCAGGTGTCGGCCGATCCGGCCAGCAGCCTGGATGACATCGTCGAGAACATCGACATCGGCGGCCCGGCGATGCTGCGCTCGGCGGCCAAGAACTTCGCGCGCGTCGCGGTGGCGACCGATCCGGCGCAGTACGCCGGCGTGCTCGCCGAACTCGACGCCCACGACGGCACGCTGTCGGCGAAGACGCGCTTCGCGCTGTCGGTCGCGGCGTTCAACCGCGTGGCGCAGTACGACGCCTGCATCAGCGACTACCTGTCGTCGATCGGCGACGACGGCACGCGCGGCGCATTCCCCGCGCAGGCGAACGGCAGCTTCGTGAAGGTGATGGACCTGCGCTACGGCGAAAACCCGCACCAGCGCGGCGCGTTCTACCGCGACCTGTACCCGGTGCCGGGCACGCTGGCGACGCTCACCCAGCTGCAGGGCAAGGAGCTCAGCTACAACAACCTGGCCGATGCCGACGCGGCGTGGGAATGCGTGCGCCAGTTCGACACGCCGGCCTGCGTGATCGTGAAGCACGCCAATCCCTGCGGCGTGGCCACGGGAGCGGGCTGCAGTGATGCCTACGAGCGTGCCTACGCCACCGACCCGACCTCGGCCTTCGGCGGCATCATCGCCTTCAACACCACGCTCGACGCCGCCACCGCCAAAGTGATCCTCGACCGCCAGTTCGTCGAGGTGCTGATCGCGCCGGACTACGACGCGGGCGCGCTGGATGTCGCGCGCCGCAAGGCCAACGTGCGCGTACTGCGCATCGCGCATGGCGCGGGCCGCAACATGATGGACGTGAAGCGCGTCGGCTCGGGCCTGCTGATGCAGGACGCCGACAACCGCGAGGTCACGCGCGAAGAGCTGCGCGTGGTCACGCAACGTGCGCCCGATCCGGCCGAGTTCAACAGCCTGCTGTTCGCCTGGCGGGTCGCGAAGTTCGTGAAGTCGAACGCGATCGTCTACGCCAGTGGCCAGCACACCGTCGGCATCGGCGCCGGGCAGATGAGCCGCGTGGTGAGCGCGAAGATCGCCGGCCTGAAGGCGGAAGAGGCCGGGCTCGAAGTGCCGGGTGCGGTGATGGCGTCGGATGCGTTTTTCCCGTTCCGCGACGGCATCGATGCCGCGGCCGCGGCCGGCATCCGCGCGGTGATCCAGCCCGGCGGTTCGATGCGCGACGCCGAGGTGATCGCCGCCGCCGACGAGCACGGCATCGCCATGGTGTTCACCGGCGTCCGCCACTTCCGGCATTGA
- the fis gene encoding DNA-binding transcriptional regulator Fis produces MNAADQSEPPARGTPRPPLREHVANAVRRYIRDLDGCDEEHLYEIALRELEIPLFVEVLNHCEGNQSRAAAILGIHRATLRRKLRDYGIV; encoded by the coding sequence TTGAACGCTGCCGACCAATCCGAGCCGCCTGCGCGCGGCACGCCGCGTCCGCCGCTGCGCGAGCACGTCGCGAACGCCGTGCGCCGCTATATCCGCGACCTCGACGGCTGCGATGAAGAGCATCTCTACGAGATCGCCCTGCGCGAGCTCGAGATCCCGCTCTTCGTCGAGGTCCTGAACCACTGCGAAGGCAACCAGAGCCGCGCTGCGGCGATCCTCGGCATCCACCGCGCCACGCTGCGCCGCAAGCTGCGCGACTACGGCATCGTCTGA
- the aroQ gene encoding type II 3-dehydroquinate dehydratase, giving the protein MGKLLVLHGPNLNLLGSREPEIYGRDTLASIDAALRARVESAGHAFESLQSNAEHVLVDRVQAASVDGTGFILLNPAAFTHTSVALRDALAAVAVPFIEVHLSNPHAREPFRRQSFFSDLAVGVVCGFGATSYSLALDAALPRLGTAP; this is encoded by the coding sequence ATGGGCAAGCTCCTCGTCCTCCATGGACCCAACCTCAACCTGCTCGGCAGCCGCGAGCCGGAGATCTACGGCCGCGACACGCTGGCGTCGATCGACGCCGCGCTGCGCGCCCGGGTGGAGTCCGCGGGGCACGCGTTCGAGAGCCTGCAGTCCAACGCCGAGCACGTGCTGGTCGATCGCGTGCAGGCCGCCTCGGTCGACGGCACCGGCTTCATCCTGCTCAATCCGGCCGCATTCACCCACACCTCGGTGGCCCTGCGCGACGCGCTGGCCGCGGTCGCCGTGCCGTTCATCGAGGTGCACCTGTCCAACCCGCACGCCCGCGAGCCGTTCCGTCGCCAGAGCTTTTTCAGCGACCTGGCCGTCGGCGTGGTCTGCGGCTTTGGCGCCACCAGTTATTCGCTGGCGCTGGATGCGGCCCTGCCGCGCCTCGGCACCGCGCCCTGA
- the purD gene encoding phosphoribosylamine--glycine ligase, which yields MKVLVIGSGGREHALAWKLAQSPDVHDVLVAPGNAGTATEGKCRNVAIAATDLDALLQLARDEAVAFTLVGPEVPLVAGIVDRFRAAGLRIFGPTAAAAQLEGSKAFAKAFLERHRIPTAHYAVFTDVDAALAHVRALGAPIVIKADGLAAGKGVIVAMTLAEAEAAVADMLDGNAFGDAGARVVVEEFLDGEEASFIAIVDGTTALPMATSQDHKRVGDGDTGPNTGGMGAYSPAPVVTPEVHARVMREVIEPTVRGMAADGTPFTGFLYAGLMIDGDGMPKVIEFNVRFGDPETQPVMMRLQSDLAALVQAAIDGRLAGMEARWDPRPALGVVMAAEGYPEAPRTGDVINTWDVPDLDDTRVFHAGTRLEGGQAVTAGGRVLCVCALGDSVADAQQRAYAELAGISWHGEFHRHDIGWRAIARERG from the coding sequence ATGAAAGTCCTGGTCATTGGCTCCGGCGGCCGCGAGCACGCGCTGGCCTGGAAGCTGGCGCAGTCGCCTGACGTGCACGACGTCCTCGTCGCCCCCGGCAACGCCGGCACCGCGACCGAGGGCAAATGCCGCAACGTCGCCATCGCCGCCACCGACCTGGATGCGCTGCTGCAGCTGGCGCGCGACGAGGCCGTAGCGTTCACGCTGGTCGGCCCCGAGGTGCCGCTGGTTGCCGGCATCGTCGATCGTTTCCGCGCCGCCGGGCTGCGCATCTTCGGCCCCACCGCCGCCGCCGCGCAGCTCGAGGGCAGCAAAGCCTTCGCCAAGGCCTTCCTGGAACGCCACCGCATTCCCACCGCGCACTACGCGGTGTTCACCGACGTGGATGCAGCACTCGCGCACGTACGCGCCCTCGGCGCGCCGATCGTGATCAAGGCCGACGGCCTGGCCGCCGGCAAGGGCGTGATCGTCGCGATGACGCTGGCCGAGGCGGAAGCCGCGGTCGCCGACATGCTGGACGGCAATGCGTTCGGCGACGCCGGCGCACGCGTGGTGGTGGAAGAATTCCTCGACGGCGAAGAGGCCAGCTTCATCGCCATCGTCGACGGCACGACCGCGCTGCCGATGGCCACCAGCCAGGACCACAAACGCGTCGGCGACGGCGACACCGGCCCCAACACCGGCGGCATGGGCGCGTATTCGCCGGCGCCGGTGGTCACGCCCGAAGTGCACGCGCGGGTCATGCGCGAGGTGATCGAGCCAACCGTGCGCGGCATGGCCGCCGACGGCACTCCGTTCACCGGCTTCCTGTACGCGGGCCTGATGATCGACGGCGACGGCATGCCCAAGGTCATCGAATTCAACGTGCGCTTCGGCGACCCGGAAACCCAGCCGGTGATGATGCGGCTGCAGTCGGACCTCGCGGCACTGGTCCAGGCCGCCATCGACGGCCGGCTGGCCGGCATGGAGGCGCGCTGGGATCCGCGGCCGGCGCTGGGCGTGGTGATGGCGGCCGAAGGCTACCCGGAGGCGCCGCGCACCGGCGATGTCATCAACACCTGGGACGTGCCCGACCTCGACGACACCCGTGTATTCCACGCCGGCACCCGCCTCGAGGGTGGCCAGGCGGTCACCGCCGGTGGCCGCGTGCTGTGTGTCTGCGCGCTGGGCGACAGCGTCGCCGACGCACAGCAGCGCGCCTATGCCGAACTGGCCGGCATCTCCTGGCATGGCGAGTTCCACCGCCACGACATTGGTTGGCGCGCGATCGCGCGCGAACGCGGCTGA
- the accC gene encoding acetyl-CoA carboxylase biotin carboxylase subunit — MLDKVVIANRGEIALRILRACHALGIRTVAVHSTVDRNLKHVAMADESVCIGPAPSQQSYLDMASIIAAAEVTDAQAIHPGYGFLAENADFAERVEQSGFVFIGPKADTIRLMGDKVEAIRAMQEAGVPCVPGSGGPLGDEPEANVKIAREIGYPVIVKASGGGGGRGMRVVHTEAALVTAIQTTKAEAKAAFGNDMVYMEKFLENPRHVEIQVLADGQGNAIHLGERDCSMQRRHQKVVEEAPAPGISAEQREAIGRTCVEACIRIGYRGAGTFEFLYEDGRFYFIEMNTRIQVEHPVTEMVTGIDLIREQLLIASGRPLSIRQEDVVLNGHAIECRINAEDPDSFLPSPGLIQHFHAPGGPGVRVDSHIYEGYRVPANYDSMIGKLIVHGATREQAICRMRVALSEMVVDGIKTNIALQQRILADRGFEDGGQNIHYLEKRLSERKDMALSIL, encoded by the coding sequence ATGCTCGACAAGGTCGTCATCGCCAACCGCGGCGAGATCGCGCTGCGCATCCTGCGCGCCTGCCATGCGCTCGGCATCCGCACGGTCGCGGTGCACTCCACCGTCGACCGCAACCTCAAGCACGTGGCGATGGCCGATGAATCGGTATGCATCGGGCCGGCACCGTCGCAGCAGAGCTACCTCGACATGGCCAGCATCATCGCCGCCGCCGAGGTCACCGATGCGCAGGCGATCCACCCCGGCTACGGCTTCCTGGCCGAGAACGCGGACTTCGCCGAGCGCGTGGAGCAGTCCGGCTTCGTGTTCATCGGCCCCAAGGCCGACACCATCCGCCTGATGGGCGACAAGGTGGAAGCCATCCGCGCCATGCAGGAGGCCGGCGTGCCCTGCGTGCCCGGCAGCGGCGGCCCGCTCGGCGACGAGCCCGAGGCCAACGTGAAGATCGCCCGCGAGATCGGTTATCCGGTGATCGTGAAGGCCTCCGGCGGCGGCGGCGGGCGCGGCATGCGCGTGGTGCACACCGAAGCCGCGCTGGTCACCGCCATCCAGACCACCAAGGCCGAGGCCAAGGCCGCGTTCGGCAACGACATGGTCTACATGGAGAAGTTCCTGGAGAACCCGCGCCACGTGGAGATCCAGGTGCTCGCCGACGGCCAGGGCAACGCCATCCACCTCGGCGAGCGTGACTGCTCCATGCAACGCCGCCACCAGAAGGTGGTCGAGGAGGCACCGGCGCCGGGCATCAGCGCCGAACAGCGCGAGGCGATCGGCCGGACCTGCGTGGAGGCCTGCATCCGCATCGGCTACCGCGGCGCCGGCACGTTCGAGTTCCTGTACGAGGACGGCCGCTTCTACTTCATCGAAATGAACACCCGCATCCAGGTGGAGCATCCGGTCACCGAAATGGTCACCGGCATCGACCTGATCCGCGAACAGCTGCTGATCGCGTCCGGTCGGCCGCTGTCGATCCGCCAGGAGGACGTGGTGTTGAACGGCCACGCGATCGAATGCCGCATCAACGCCGAGGACCCGGACAGCTTCCTGCCCTCGCCGGGCCTGATCCAGCACTTCCACGCCCCGGGCGGGCCGGGCGTGCGCGTGGACTCGCACATCTACGAGGGCTACCGCGTGCCGGCCAACTACGACTCGATGATCGGCAAGCTGATCGTGCACGGCGCGACGCGGGAGCAGGCGATCTGCCGCATGCGCGTGGCGTTGTCGGAGATGGTGGTCGACGGCATCAAGACCAACATCGCGCTGCAGCAGCGCATCCTCGCCGACCGCGGCTTCGAGGACGGTGGACAGAACATCCACTACCTCGAGAAGCGGCTGTCCGAGCGCAAGGACATGGCGCTCTCGATCCTCTGA
- a CDS encoding MgtC/SapB family protein codes for MDWNEVVRALSAALGIGLLIGAVRERAHTEGTGIAGVRTHALLGLLGAIGYGFGIAAWIAVLLAVAVLAHAAYVRTCNEDPGLTGEVAMLLTVALGGLSRESASLAAGLGVVAALLLWAKDPLRRLSRELISEREVKDGLLLAAAALVVLPLLPDVPLDPWGVLQPSMLWRIVVLVLAVGMLGHVALRAVGARRGLPVAGFFSGFASSTAAVASYGRLARDEPRLSTEAAAAALLSNLASVLLLAAVIGAVSPGFLRAAAWPLGGAAIGLLLVAATGLHRTRGDTPAAQAPQARAFHLSHALGVALLIAAVMLAAEALRRMFGDAGALVGATVAALAELQAAGATIARLADLGGLSHAQARWGVAGLLAASALTKVVLAFASGGARYGRIAGGGLVLMVVLAALGAWLAPD; via the coding sequence ATGGACTGGAACGAAGTGGTCCGAGCGCTCAGCGCCGCGCTCGGCATCGGCCTGCTGATCGGCGCGGTGCGCGAGCGCGCGCACACCGAAGGCACCGGCATCGCCGGCGTACGCACCCATGCGCTGCTGGGCCTGCTGGGCGCCATCGGCTACGGCTTCGGCATCGCCGCCTGGATCGCGGTGCTGCTGGCCGTCGCCGTGCTGGCGCATGCCGCCTACGTGCGCACGTGCAACGAGGACCCGGGCCTCACCGGTGAAGTCGCGATGCTGCTCACCGTGGCGCTGGGCGGGCTGTCGCGCGAATCCGCATCGCTGGCCGCGGGCCTGGGCGTGGTGGCTGCGCTGCTGCTGTGGGCGAAGGATCCGCTGCGGCGCCTGAGCCGCGAGCTCATCAGCGAGCGCGAAGTGAAGGACGGCCTGTTGCTCGCCGCCGCCGCGCTGGTGGTGCTGCCGCTGCTCCCCGACGTGCCGCTCGATCCATGGGGCGTGCTGCAGCCGTCGATGCTCTGGCGGATCGTGGTGCTGGTGCTGGCGGTGGGCATGCTCGGGCACGTCGCGCTGCGCGCGGTCGGCGCGCGCCGCGGACTGCCGGTGGCCGGCTTCTTCTCCGGCTTCGCGTCGTCCACCGCCGCAGTCGCGAGCTACGGCCGCCTGGCGCGCGACGAACCGCGGCTGTCGACCGAAGCCGCCGCCGCGGCGCTGCTGTCCAACCTCGCCTCGGTGCTGCTGCTGGCGGCGGTGATCGGCGCGGTCTCGCCGGGGTTCCTGCGCGCGGCGGCGTGGCCGCTGGGCGGCGCCGCGATCGGCCTGCTGCTGGTCGCCGCCACCGGCCTGCACCGGACCCGCGGTGACACCCCCGCCGCCCAGGCACCGCAGGCGCGCGCCTTCCACCTGAGCCACGCACTTGGGGTCGCGCTGCTGATTGCCGCGGTGATGCTCGCCGCCGAGGCCCTGCGCCGCATGTTTGGCGACGCCGGCGCCCTGGTCGGTGCAACGGTCGCCGCGCTGGCCGAACTGCAGGCCGCGGGCGCCACCATCGCGCGGCTGGCCGATCTCGGCGGCCTGTCGCACGCGCAGGCGCGATGGGGCGTGGCCGGCCTGCTCGCCGCGTCCGCGCTGACCAAGGTGGTGCTGGCCTTCGCCAGCGGCGGCGCGCGCTATGGCCGCATCGCCGGCGGCGGGTTGGTGCTGATGGTGGTGCTGGCCGCGCTCGGTGCGTGGCTGGCGCCGGACTGA
- the prmA gene encoding 50S ribosomal protein L11 methyltransferase: MPFLELTLRCRESEQARYEHALDDVGALAVTMLDADAGTSNEHAILEPGVGETPLWDDISLTALFAHDADALLLLAALESFDPDLDWARVAFRRVEDQDWERAWMDQYEPLRFGKRTWIVPWNRELPDDAAGGDAAVVRLDPGLAFGSGTHPTTALCLRWLDGLAADGVLAGARVLDFGCGSGILALAALKLGAAEATGIDNDPQALLATHDNAARNGVDARLAVFAPDDAPPGTWPVVVANILASALDALADTIAARVAPGGRLALSGILDGQQDALLARYGTWFDDLDVAIDGDWVRIDGVRRSVA, translated from the coding sequence ATGCCCTTCCTCGAACTGACCCTGCGCTGCCGCGAATCCGAGCAGGCCCGCTACGAGCACGCGCTCGACGACGTCGGCGCGCTGGCGGTGACCATGCTCGATGCCGATGCCGGCACCAGCAACGAACACGCGATCCTCGAGCCCGGCGTCGGCGAAACGCCGCTGTGGGACGACATCAGCCTGACCGCGCTGTTCGCCCACGACGCCGACGCGCTGCTGCTGCTCGCCGCGCTGGAAAGCTTCGACCCCGACCTCGACTGGGCACGCGTGGCGTTCCGCCGCGTCGAGGACCAGGACTGGGAGCGCGCGTGGATGGACCAGTACGAACCGCTCCGGTTCGGCAAGCGCACCTGGATCGTGCCGTGGAACCGCGAGCTGCCTGACGATGCCGCCGGCGGCGATGCCGCGGTGGTGCGCCTGGACCCGGGGCTGGCGTTCGGCTCCGGCACCCACCCGACCACCGCGCTGTGCCTGCGCTGGCTGGACGGGCTGGCGGCCGATGGCGTGCTGGCCGGCGCGCGCGTGCTGGATTTCGGCTGCGGCAGCGGCATCCTCGCGCTGGCGGCGCTGAAGCTGGGCGCGGCCGAAGCCACCGGCATCGACAACGATCCGCAGGCACTGCTCGCGACGCACGACAACGCCGCCCGCAACGGCGTGGATGCGCGCCTGGCAGTCTTCGCGCCCGACGACGCGCCGCCCGGCACCTGGCCGGTGGTGGTGGCCAACATCCTCGCCTCCGCGCTCGATGCGCTTGCCGACACCATCGCCGCGCGCGTGGCGCCGGGTGGACGGCTGGCGCTGTCGGGCATCCTCGACGGCCAGCAGGACGCGCTGCTGGCGCGCTACGGCACCTGGTTCGACGATCTCGACGTGGCCATCGACGGCGACTGGGTGCGTATCGACGGCGTGCGCCGCAGCGTGGCGTGA